The Armatimonadota bacterium region GCGGCCCGCACTTGTTCGCGCCCGTCGGTCCCTCGCGACGTGCCAGCGGTCGGAACGGTGGAGCGGAGCGCCCGTTTGCCCGCCTTCGCATTATGGTGAGGTCACGCCGAAAAGTACCCCGCGACGTAGGGCGGTAAGCGCCGACCTCCGCCTGGAAAGCCAGAACTGCCTGATTGACGGGTGGTAGACTTGTAACATGCACTTCCGGAGGCGCCGCGATCAGGCTGGTGTCGCCGGGCGCGCGCCTACCCTGTTCGGCTGTGCACGTATCCGATCGCTTTTTCATGCCGCTTTATCTCTTTTAGTATGAGCGGGGATACATTTTTTGGCCAATCGGGCCACTTCTCTTTTTTGAACTTCTTCCATTTTTATGCAGCCCGGCCTTGTCGCCCGGATCCTTGCCGGGCCAACCCGTACGCGTCTGTTTACCGCGGGCCGGAAAGGGCAGCAGGCGTGGACGAGCCGGGATCGAGATCGGCGGAAAGGGATGCACAAGGGTTGGCAGTCGCGGGACCGGTGGCGGATGGACCAGGCAATAGATGGCCATAATGCCGCAGCCGACGGCCACGCAGTCGGCGACTGGGTCCTCCGGGCCACCGCCTGCGATCTCCCCCTCGCCACCGCGAGCGAGCCAAACGGCCGCAGCAGCTGATTGCAGCCGTTCCGGATCCGCCCAGTTCACCGCATCATTCGCCACAACCCCATAAACGTTCACCCCGCCAGCGAT contains the following coding sequences:
- a CDS encoding RHS repeat-associated core domain-containing protein; the encoded protein is RRAGTSSIFYAFDPQGNPAEEVNSSDSVLASFDFDAFGSRSISGTATDPYSGFGSQFGTYSDTETGQHLLGYRYYDPAEGRYVNRDPIGIAGGVNVYGVVANDAVNWADPERLQSAAAAVWLARGGEGEIAGGGPEDPVADCVAVGCGIMAIYCLVHPPPVPRLPTLVHPFPPISIPARPRLLPFPARGKQTRTGWPGKDPGDKAGLHKNGRSSKKRSGPIGQKMYPRSY